One part of the Solanum dulcamara chromosome 8, daSolDulc1.2, whole genome shotgun sequence genome encodes these proteins:
- the LOC129900933 gene encoding monothiol glutaredoxin-S15, mitochondrial: MARSLSQMMLKRFASYPLARSSAITSRSIHQGEVRYSTSVPSDPDTHEDFRPTSKLESSGLSLENIVEQDVKENPVMIYMKGVPDLPRCGFSSLAVRVLKEYNAPISARNILEDPELKNAVKAFSHWPTFPQIFINGEFIGGSDIILNMHQSGELKDKLKTIVDNQSKEE, from the exons ATGGCGAGATCATTATCTCAAATGATGTTGAAGCGTTTTGCATCCTATCCACTTGCACGTTCATCTGCAATT ACATCCAGGTCTATCCACCAGGGTGAAGTGCGGTATTCAACTTCTGTGCCTAGTGACCCTGACACTCATGAAGATTTTAGACCTACTAGTAAGCTTGAGAGTTCAGGTCTTTCTCTGGAGAATATTGTTGAGCAG GATGTCAAGGAAAATCCTGTGATGATATACATGAAAGGTGTGCCAGATCTTCCTCGATGTGGATTCAGCTCATTGGCTGTTAGAGTTCTCAAAGAATACA ATGCTCCTATAAGTGCCAGAAATATCTTAGAAGATCCTGAGCTTAAGAATGCTGTAAAAGCTTTCAG cCACTGGCCCACATTTCCACAAATATTTATCAATGGGGAGTTTATCGGTGGATCAGATATCATCCTCAATATGCACCAG AGTGGTGAACTCAAGGACAAGCTGAAAACTATCGTGGACAACCAGAgtaaagaagaatga
- the LOC129901400 gene encoding uncharacterized protein LOC129901400 produces MSYLNSSTGSGSRTSRMTFEFGRTYVVRPKGKHQATIVWLHGLGDNGSSWSQLLESLPLPNIKWICPTAPTRPVAILGGFPCTAWFDVGELSDDGPDDFEGLDASVAHIANLLSTEPADVKLGIGGFSMGAATALYSATCFAQGKYGNGNTYPVNLRAIIGLSGWLPGSRNVRNKIEGSLEAARRASSLPILLCHGMCDEVVPYKYGERSTLVLNSAGFWNLAFKKYDGLGHYTVPREMHEVCHWLSARLGLEGCR; encoded by the exons ATGAGTTATTTAAACTCTTCAACTGGCTCTG GAAGTAGAACTTCTAGGATGACATTCGAGTTCGGGAGGACATATGTAGTGAGGCCCAAAGGGAAACACCAAGCTACAATAGTTTGGTTGCATGGCCTTGGTGATAATGGCTCCAG TTGGTCCCAACTTTTGGAAAGCCTACCCCTTCCTAAT ATCAAATGGATATGTCCAACAGCCCCAACTCGTCCTGTAGCTATACTCGGTGGATTTCCTTGCACTGCAT GGTTTGACGTGGGAGAACTTTCTGATGATGGTCCTGATGATTTTGAAGGATTAGATGCTTCAGTTGCACATATTGCAAACCTATTGTCAACTGAACCAGCAGATG TTAAACTTGGTATTGGAGGTTTCAGCATGGGTGCAGCCACTGCACTCTACTCAGCAACTTGCTTTGCACAAGGAAAATATGGAAATGGAAACACCTACCCAGTCAACTTAAGGGCTATCATAGGTCTAAGCGGGTGGCTTCCTGGTTCAAG GAACGTGCGCAACAAGATTGAAGGATCACTAGAGGCTGCAAGACGTGCCTCGTCTTTGCCCATTCTACTCTGTCATGGAATGT GTGATGAGGTTGTTCCTTACAAATATGGTGAGAGGTCTACCCTTGTCTTGAACTCAGCTGGATTCTGGAACCTTGCATTCAAAAAATACGACGG GCTTGGTCATTACACAGTGCCAAGAGAAATGCATGAGGTGTGTCATTGGTTAAGTGCAAGGCTCGGGCTTGAGGGTTGCCGATGA